The genome window GACGATAATGAAGAAGACATAGAGGAAGCAGACCGTGATGACGAAGAGGAAGAAAATTGTGATCAAACGCGCCGAGCgcttcctaaaaaccttattcaccctctcccGATGCCGAATCCCAAGAGCGACGGGTTCCAAAGGCCTGCCCTCCCGTTCATCGATGCACGCCGGTGCAGTGGGACGGAACAGAGTAGTATGACAGCGCAGCAAAGAGGAGAGGCAAAAAACCTAATTATGGGTATGCTTTGTGGCGGCGGCTGGCAGATaaatataaagaaaattttCTGGTTAAAACGAGTATGATTAAACTCGATTACGTGCCACGATCGGATTCTTAACCGACACGATTATCCATATATATCTGTTTGCGCAtgcagcaaaaagaataaaactgcaaaagaagATCGCACATGCGCAAGCTACTATAGCTGATTTTGGCGGACCATTCACACATGTGATGTGCGGCCACGCGCTTGGCTCCAGCCACAACCCGGCAAGACGAGCAAGCGCGCGTTCtcagtcctctcatccacatatATTAAGTGGGTGAAGTAGACAATTACTTACAAATTGATCTTTCTCCTTCCCTACTAATAAGGTGAGATTAAAATATAGACCCACACTCCTATCTCCACTTATTTGACCAttaagatttatttagaattactcAAATATAATAAATCAATCTCGTATATTCTAACATCAGACAGGACGCCGTGATACATTTGTAGACAGCAGGAGTACTGCTCTACGGGTGAAGTGTATCCAGTCAGCTCTGCTTTCTTGAAACCAATAACTACACAAAAACTGAAAGATCTAGTGTGTACGCAGTACGCTCTTGCGTAAATTGCGAAAGTCAGCCAGTCATCGCAAAGAAAGTTTTGTTATTTACAGGCACTACTGCTGGAGAAAGTTCAGTGGGTCATAAAGAAACACATGTTAATTTTCTCCAACATGCTCGTATGTACTGAACTTTTAAAAGATTTGCATCAGCAAAAATGCTATGATGATCAGGTGCAAAGAAACTATGCCACATGACTAAATTAGCAAGCACTTGGCACTAGCTAATTAATCCCTTGTTACACGCAAAAGTAGTAAATCAAATGCTAAACTGCATATATTTTCTAGGTACATTATTCGCTGCTCTTTGTTTCCCTTAACATATAAGCAGCTTGCCAACACTGTCACGGCACAATGTGCCTACTAATCGAAAATGACATGTACTGGTTTTTGCATTTCCCTTCGTGTAAAACTATTGGTTCTACGCGATGTGGTCAGTTGTTAGTGTTATCTCATGACGCCATGCTCCAAGTCCAAGAGAAGCAACTGGGACAGCTGAATCTCAACATCGAATGTTCAGACATCTTCCTATGCATCGATCGGTTGATTGAGCTGCTGATCATTTCGTGAGAAAATGCAGCGGCCACCTGTCCTGAGGCCTGTACACATCAACCTGAAAACTAGGTCACAAATTCATACGATTCATGCAGTATCAGCCAGTAGTTAATTTGTTGTACTGTTTATTCTTTGATCTCTGCTCCGTGCTGCTTCGCAGAAGGTAGAGCGACCAATCCTTGCCTTTGGTCGGCGGAATACACGTAGGCGAAGTCGTCGATGGGAACCTTATGGATTTTTTTCACTGCATACGTGCGCTGTTGCTTTGTTGAACAGCAAGTTGCATTGTGGTGATGTAAGTAGTGGTGTACTTTTGGTCAGACACAAGAATAAACGAGCACCTCTCGAACTGTAAAGAATCAATGGCCCCCTGATGCTTCTATCTGACTGTTGCCACTTCATGAAGTTATTCAGTGTCTCTAAGCTGGTTAATTTGTCTATACACggttaaaaaaaatttgataaGATATTTCGCGTAAAATACCTCAGGTATGTGCACATCATCTAGTGGCATCGATAGAAACCGCatgcattgttttttttttttgcgggaaGTTTCTGGCCTAGTTCTTTGGCATCTTTGGAAATTTCACTGCTTGCAGTTCCACGGTTAAACCAACCATCCTTTAACCTGACCAATGAAGGTGGGTAAGTTTTTTGGTTAGAGTGGATTTTAAAAGCTACAGCAGATCGGAACAAAAGATCAGCTCTTTTCTTTAATCAAGCTAGTTGGTGCACACGCAATTGCACGAGCTACTAGTTAAGCAGTTAGTGCATTTATATGTCCTCAGTCCCCCGTTTGCACCCTCCACGGCAACACCACTCTCAAGCACCCCTTCTGCCCTCAGCCTTCTCCAACCTTCTCCCTCGTTGAATTCTGTTCTTGGTTGATCGAGAAGGATAGCGTCAGAGCGCCATGCCTCCTTCTCTCCCAGAAAGGCTTACTTCAGCTAGCTAAGTATTTTCATCGTCTCAGTAGCTGGTACTTTCTTTGAGATTCTGGTACGAACTCTCTACCTGCGGTCTCTCTTGTTTGTTTGTCAATCGGGTTCTACCTCCATGTCGCTCACGGAGGCCAGCCTCCACTTCTGCTACCTCCACTCCCTCTCCATCGTGATGCTCTACTTCCTCTACGTGATCTCTTGAATCGCCTCAGCCACGTTCCCAAGAAACCGATCGAACAAAGCTTTTATTTGATTCAGAATCGAAGCTTTGTTTGGTCTAAAATATTTATCGCTAGTTCTTGTCCCTCTTCTTGCATGATCTTGTCCCGTTCTTCTTCCCCTCCTTTGTAATCGCAGCTAGCTAAGTTccgtgccccccccccctcctatATTTGATCATTCAAGAAGGAGCGGGCGCTGCACCAAGATAAGTGTTCTTCTTCTGTAATAAGATGGCTCCAGCGGTGGCGCAGGCCGGGGTGCGCCGCGCCGCGGTGATCACCGAGGAAGAGCGCCGGCGCAACCGGATGAAGTCGAATCGGCTGTCGGCGCGCAGGTCCCGCATGAAGCGGCAGCAATACGTGGACGACCTGACGGCGCTCGCGGACCGGCTCCGGGGCGAGAACGAGGCGATGCGCTCCTGCATCGACGGCGCGCTGCGGCAGTGCCGCCTGTTGGAgcaggagaaccgagtgctcaccGCGCACGCGCGCGAGCTGTGCGCAGCCCTCATGCTGCGGAACTCCCAGCTCCGCCTGCTCGGGACCGTCACCAGCGTGACGCTCGACGTGCCGGGCGTGCCCGACCACCTCGTGCAGCTGTACGGCGGCATGCAGATGCCACAGACATTGCCGTCGCTGCCAACACCGCTGCCGTTGGAGATTCAGATGCTGTTCCAGCCCGACGTCGTGGACGCCGTCAGTAGCCTCGGGTTCTGAGTTGCAAGTGAAACTATAGTGTGATGTGTGCTTTGTTTTTCGCGTGCTGTTCTTACATATTTCGCGTGTTGTTTGTTTGGATGTGTTTGCCCAGCATCGTTGTGCTGTACGCTTATTGTATATATCAACTGTACTGTAGTATATACTGAAGTGTGATGTGTTAAATGTCGTCGATAAAAGAATCTATGCAATGTCAGTTGTGTAATGCTGAAACTGATGAAGAGACGTGTTTCTGGAGTTCTTGTAGACAAGTATCTTTTCTTGGAAGACTGTTTCAGTGTTGAGGTTTTAGGCTGCTTGTGTTGAGTCTGTCGGTGTACATTTTTTTGGAAAGAATCGGCAGGAGATATGCCGGATTATATTAATAGAGCAGGAAAAAGGGTATCGAAACAAGGCCGAAAGGCCTGGAAAAATTAAGACAAACCAAACAAGTTACAACTCTGATATTACTCTCGCCGAATGATGAGCTCTAATCCTTTGGCTCAAGCCAAACACCACATCCCAGCCACCTCTTTGTTCTTTGCCAGAAGCATAGGGGCTGAAGACTCCTTGCGTTGGGAAACTCATGTGTTGCGCTCTTTTCAGACTTCCCAGAAGACAAGAATCAAGGCTGTCCAAAGAGCCTTCCAGGGACACTCACGTCGAGGAGTTTTTCTGACAACGTATCCGAAAAATAATAGAATTACTTCCATGAATCAGAGATCGAATATGAAGCGagacatatataatatatacagGTTTGGACCTCAGGTTAGAGTAATACCATATGTcatgtgtggatgattatgtatatgtattcactcgagtataAGCAATATGGTTAACATATTATAAgaagtagatcggatctaatctaacttaGGACTAAAGTCGTTGAGTTCCTTCTGTGTCAAGGTCCTGATACTTGCCTCGAGTAACCAGAAAAAGATAACCTTCGGAGGATTTGGatccccaccttatataggggtgatgtactGCCTCTTATTCATTTATAATCGATAAGGAGTTCTTCTTGTCGtacaagtagataaatctgttatgTATACTAGTCTTCTTGAGTTAGGTAAGCAATCAaggccttcctagtatacatATTCTAGATTCCGGGCGTATCAGGTACCACGGATTTAGCTCCATAATATTTGGAGTATCAAGTATGCACATGGCATACCCCATACGTATATATTATACtctttatacgtatataccatatagttagatattcgatagtagcccccaacTCTACTCAGCAGGGAGGATTTCTGCAAGTGTCTactcgagtaccgccaagtcCAAGCCTAGTTGAGTAAGGTAGATTGAACTTATAGTCGAAATAATCGAATAAGAAGATGCTATGttccgagtatcgagtggaaacattTTTGGGTCGAGTGCCCTGCTGTTATCCGCACTCAAGACTCAATAAAGGCCAGTAATATCGACTTCTTGACATCtatctctgagtagagttaaaaaaccttttgaaattttgaaacGATAGGTATAGGAACATTAAATGCTTTCAAACAAGCGTGTAGAGATTCGCACGATGCTATTGTCCCACCTTTCATGCTGATCGAAGCGCCACATTTTTTATCCGAAGCCAAAACAATTTCCGAGTCTCATCTTGAGGCAAGGCTTATTTAACTACTTGAGGGGGAACTTCACCGTCATTGTCTTAGTCTCGTTGCCTCCTCTATAGTCTCATCCTTCGAGTTCATCCACCATTGTTCACCTTCTACTCAAAGACTTCATCTTTAATTTTGGATCTTATGACGGAAACTTGCGATTGGGCGACTTTGTCTTTCAGGGTGCTAGACACTATCTCCAACAAACTATAGCATCCAGAAGCTTTTGTCTTCTTTCGTTGTGTCTGCACCTCATGGCGTGAAGTGCGTAGGACGACATAATGTGCTCCTTAGATCCTGAAGGTATTGTTCGTGCATGAGGATGGCTTGGTGGAGGTCCACCACCTGTGAAGTGAAGCAGTTTTCAACCTTCATTTTCAAGATTTAGTCAAAGACAACTGGGAGATGATTGGGGCCTCGAACGGGCTCTTAATCGTCATCGAGCGAAGGCGTCAGATCAAAAGTAGGGTAATTAACCCGGTGACCGGATGGTTCTATAATCTCATATCTCTTTCCTATGATGCGTTCTGGGTGAACCTGGAGGGGTTCGTAGTGCGCAAGGATGggaaattattcatcatcattgtttcAAAGATGCCATCCTTTCATCTTAATGAAAGGAATGCATGTTTATCTTATCATCGGACCATCACGGTGGTTTCAGATCTCTAGTGGCAAGTTTTGGTGGTGTATTTCTGATTTCCTGGATGGAATGTCTTCTGGAGATCCATCGGGAGTTGTTACGACATTGGAACAATTGATGCCCGAGTTCGTGATCTGGCAACCTAGTCTGAGTGGTTCTCGACTGCTCCTGGTCGAGTATCGCGGGTTTTTTCTAAAGGTTAGCGAGCAAATTGATAATCTAGGTAAGCACAATGCATTGACGCCGGGTTCCCTTCACACATTCGGTGATGACATTTGGGAGCCACTAGAATAGGAGGTTGTTCATTGGGCGAAAGAATGATCATTTCTACTAGGCATGACCTCCGAAGTCATACCATCAGTACCCAGAGTTACAATCCTGGTCGAATTCTCAGCTTCCGCCGGGTGAACTCAACTTACCACCAGGACGATTATGACATGCTTGAAGTTTCCTATCATGACGAGGTTTTCTAGACTATAAAATCCCTTGAGGGGAATTTCAAGTGATGTTCTTGTAAATGGATATCACTGAAGCTTTCTCCTTAGTCGAGCAGTAGCCTTTTTGGTATGCTTTTGTCTGATGGTTGTAATAAAACATTGCTGATATCTTGCCCATCTAACATGCTATTGTCACTATTTCTTTATCTATAAAATAGAGATAGCATGAGTAGATACAATCTTGATCTGTAAGCATGTAGACCACCTTCATGACTTATTGATTGAATATTCATTGATAtttgaaaactcaactagataAATTGTTAGATGTATGGCTCTTGAGTTACTACTCGAAGTAACCACAAGAGTAAGGAAAAGATTTAgtgtaaaactaaaaaatagaaaacaatgatgaccttttgcaaacttttattGACTTATGTGCTTGACCAGCGTATggacatgaactcgatagagaacacacatgggatcgactagaacttcagaatCTTTTAgctgttaggcgtgagatgtctgacaatctcttatGTCGTTATGCTTTATTAGGTATAGTTATCTgccatcaacccaacatatgcCTCTACTGGCTCTTATCCAAAGTAATTGATGCAGAGCCAGATAAAGTTTTGCAAAAGACAtacaaaatatatgaaaaatatgttattattatgtagcccctgactctataGTCGAGGAGAAGCTTACTCAATCAAAGAGTAGAAAGaggacatacatgtaccattgaaGATAGGTGTTGCTATAGCTCTCAACTATCTACTTGATGACGGAATCGAGTGAAGAGTAAAGCCGTGGCATTAAAAGTATACAAtatagcccctgactctctgcttgatgtgataatcaagacagagagtagagcatatgcatcaaaatataccTGACGTGGCCCATGTCTCTTCGCTCAATGACTGAATTCGAGTATAAAATGGAGCATAAGTGTTCACACAACATGGCTTCCAGCTCTCTGAATGGTGCAATAACCAGAGACAAAGAGTGAAGAAAAAGCATTGAAACAaaattatatgatgtagccctcgGCTCTCTATTCGATGAatgaatcgagtggagagtagagcataatcataaaaaaacacgcgatgtagccctcgactttCTGGTCGATATGATAATTAAGACATAAATGAGAGCATAAGCATCAACACATTACTCTCGACCACACGCTTGAGAATGCTAGCCCCAGAGCTCATGGTTGTGACTATTCTATGGTCATCGAGTAAAGTCAAATAGGTAGgaaggtgagcattaaaaacccacttcCTCTCATGCTCGTTTTCATTGCAACCCTTGATTTGACACATCATCACAACTATACACTCCTCTTTACAGAGATTAGACAGGTCATAATACCACAGCGATGCCTCGACTTTCGCCAGACGCACTGCATGACCAAGGCAGCCTCATTATCACACCTAGCAATATCGGATCTTGATGGCTCTGTGTGTACAGTGCGACCCGTTCTcaccgctataaatagaggggactcgagaCCATTTGTTTTTCACCCCGTCTTCCTCCTTTCTCCCTATATGCCTAGTagaacttgtagagcttgaagccatggcctccactccaccatcgTCTCCAAAGCCCGGTCCAGAAAGTGAAGAGATAAGATCTCTCACCCCAAGGCCCTTGGCCATGGTTCCTCTGGGAGTCATCATTGTTTCTTCCGACGAGGAGGAATCAATCGAGAGGCATAAGAGGAGAAAGAATAGAATGTTCGTTGGAGGTCGCTGATCCTTCACCCGCCACCTCCGGCGTCTCCTTGACATCGACACCGTGGAACGATCGACACAAGAGCCAACGACACGAGTTGTGAAGGAGGGAGATGAATATGGTTGTGATCTTGATGAAATTATCGACTAGGTCACCAATGAGACCTTCGGTGATGAAGCCCCCGAACCTCAAGTGGTAGAGAGAGTGTGGTCGTCTTCTCCATTGACAACTGCCAAATCACCTTCGCATCCTACGCAGGACCACTCGGCATCATCAGTGCCGGTCAACATCTCTAGTAGGGTTTTCACCTCGGCCACCCTCCCTGGACCTTACGCTGGCCAGCGCCCAATCCTCGGCATGATCAGCTTCCGTCCGAGGGATGAGTATAGAAGATTCCTCAACTCGTTCAAGGGAAAATAGAACCtgcactatttgcaagagctatgCAAATACTTTCTATCAACTTTTCACTAGACATGCAGGTTAGATGTAATCGAGTAGTTAATcaaatcaaatgtaattgacttacctgtAATTTACCCCTTTTATGAATGAAACTTTCGGAGTTGGTCAATATTTTATAAGTGCTTGAGTATCTAGCCGTTTGAAGTAGATAGTTGTACTGATCATGATCGAGtaacttcgactactatgtagggtcaTCCCTACTTAGGTGATAACATATGGCGTCAggcctatttctgcaccttttgCGGGACAAGATCCTCAACAACAAGTTTCCTGGCTAGATTTTTTGACTAGTATCTACTCAATACTTGTTGATACTTAGATGCTCAAATAGATGCTCGATTGCGATACTCCTTGAGTAAGTTGATGTTGTCCTCTCCTAACTACTCTTGCCCTTCCTCCGAGTAACGTTCCACTCATggtgatccaaactgcaactcaTTCGTGAGCACCACCTCTGCTCCATAAACTAGGAAGAACAGAGTTTCACAGGTGACCCTGTTAGTCGAGGTATGAATGGCTcatagtactgagggaagttctttcacccatcatttcgagtaagcctttagcctaCCGAAGACCCGAATTTCGATGCCCTGCAATATTATACCATTAGCACGTTCAACTTGACCATAACTTTGTCGGTGAGCTATTGAGGTGAAAcatgttttgatgccaaattcttcatagaATGCAGTGAAGGTCCCGCTTCTAAAATGACTACCATTATCCATAATTATTCGATGTGGAATACCGAATCgaataattatgctcctcatgaacttcttagccacttctgcggttatctttcccacgggttcagtctcgatccacttagtgaacgtgtggatagccacaaataggaatttATAATCACCTTGGACTCTTGGGAACGGTCTCAGGATATCTAAACCCTAGATGGTGAAAGGCTGAGAAAGAGTAATTTTTTGCAGAGCTTAGTCTAGTCGAGTGGtttgccttccaaaaaattagcAGCTCTCgtactttttgaccagctcaaaAGCACCCTGGAGGGCATTCGGTCAATAATATCCTTGGCAGAAAACTTTTTCAACCAAGGTGCAGCatgacgcatgattaccacacatgcctctatgAATATCGAGGAATATTTTATTATCCTCTTCCTgcgtgatgcacttcatcaagattcagttactcccctttcggtagagcttgttgTTTATCAAAGCATAGAGCCTGgatttatgagcaattttctttgcagacgtatcatcatcagggatgccttgacctttgagataggcttggtacgaaGTCATCCAAGTCAATTCATGTTCGAGTAGTGCAACATCCGTGTCTGCGGGTTCTGCCACGCTGACTGgaccagactgctggtcgaGTTCGGCAGCATACTTTCGCTGAATTGTCGCGACatatggtttgaggagtttctcaataaagactcctatgggtaccggagctcgagaagaagcgaatCTAGCAAGTTCATTCGCACTAGAGCTGTCACTCCTCCTGATGTGCGTTATttctagccctttgaactttttCTCGAGCTTTCACACCTCGTTCAAGTAAACCGCCATATTGTCGCTCGAGCACTAGCACTCTTTTTaaacttggtttacgactagctgtgagtctcCTTTCACGAGTAGTAACCTAATTTCAAGTGATGCAGCTATACAGAGCCCGTTTACTAGTCATTCGTATTTTGCAATATTATTagaagctttaaaatctaattgaacgaCGTATCTGAGTTCatcgcccgttggagatttgagcacaataCTAGGCCCCAAGTCCtgaagcgtgagcgatccatcgaagaaaAGCGTCCAGTGGTCCTCAACCACACTTGGTCTTatttcttcaacgcttgtccattccgCGATGAATTCCACTAGTACTCCTGACTTCATGCTTATGTGTGGTATATATCTGATGTCGAATTCATTGAACTCGACTGCCCATTGCACGATTCGTCCAGTGGACTCCCTATTgcgtatgacatccttcagcgggTACATCATCACGACGGTGATCTTGTGTGCTTGAAAATAGTATCACAACTTCTGAGAAGGCATCAAGACTACATATatcaacttctgcacttgcgggTGTCGTATcttagcatcgtgtaggacttcgctcaagtagtaaataggtttctggaccttggtcTTTTTCTCAGAGTATTCCTATTCAACCACCAGAATTGTGCTTATAACTTGTGGGGCAGctacaatatacaaaaagagctcattttttttttgttaagtggtgtaagaattaatggagacgacaaatacctttttaagtcctggaaggcgcgCTCCACTTCGTCTGTCCACTCGAACCAGTCATGCTTCtttagcaacttgaagaaagacatCCCTGACTCGTCCATCCTAGAAATAAATCGACTAAGAGCTGCAATACATCCTGTTAATTTTTAACCTCTTTTAGCGTTCGAGGTGACCACATCTTATCAAGAGCCTCGATTTTGCGTGGATTGGCCTTAATGCCTTGACTCAGACACCAGAAAACCGAGAAGCATGCCAAACGGAACGTTGAACATGCACTTCTTCggattaagcatcatacgatactttcTAAGGTTGTCGAACGTCTCCTTGAGATCATCAATCAAAGCATCCCCGGTTCtcgacttgactacaatatcattgaCATAAGCTTCTATATTACGCCTAATTTGGGGTTGTAgtcagttttgaatacaccgttgataagtagcacaAGCGTTCTTTAAACCAAATAATATCTTTACATATCAAAATACACAAAAAGGAGTAGAAAAACAGTTTTTTCATCATCTTctattcccatgctaatttggtaaTACCCCGaatatgcatctagaaaacacagcaaTATACAACTCACTGTAGAGTCAATAATTTGGTCGATGTGTGGAAGAGAAAAAATATCTTTTGGACAGAGTTTGTTGATGTCAGTGAAGTCAATacacattctccatctaccaTTAGCTTTCTTGACGAGAACaggatttgcgagccatgtaAGGTGATGAACTTCTCGAATAAAATCTACCTTAAGGAAtttgtcgacctcctcctggatagcTTATTTCCTATCATCCGCAAATCTTTGCTACTTCTGCATCACAGGTTTGGAGTCGATCTTAACAACTAGTCATGCTTGATCATCTCCCTAGCGACTCTAGGTATATTGGACGGTTGCCACGCGAACATGTATTGGTTTGCCCGAAGAAAAGTGATGAGCTCAAATTCCTATTTAAGGTCGAGATTAGCTCCAACCTTAACCGTCTTGACTGATTCAGACAGGTTGAAGGACATCGCCTTGATGCCACCATCAATCTTTTTGTCATTAGCGCCATCATTGATCTCACTCCAATGAAACGTGGATTCGTGAAATTTTCTGTTAGAATTACACCGGGAACGATGTACAGTTCCGGACAACCTTCAACTTGAAGGGCTTGATCGAGATCGGGACATCGCGAAGTCGTTACAAACAAATGCCGCGTCGCTGCCACCTGACACACACGGT of Phragmites australis chromosome 3, lpPhrAust1.1, whole genome shotgun sequence contains these proteins:
- the LOC133911007 gene encoding bZIP transcription factor 53-like encodes the protein MAPAVAQAGVRRAAVITEEERRRNRMKSNRLSARRSRMKRQQYVDDLTALADRLRGENEAMRSCIDGALRQCRLLEQENRVLTAHARELCAALMLRNSQLRLLGTVTSVTLDVPGVPDHLVQLYGGMQMPQTLPSLPTPLPLEIQMLFQPDVVDAVSSLGF